The sequence ttgccccttgtcctgtcattgggTGTCAccaagaagagcctggctctgtcctcatGACACTCACCCTCTGTGTGTTGAAACGTGCACAGGATCAGGACAGGACCAGCACAGGACCAGTGCAGGACCAGGACAGGACAGGCACAGGACCAGTATAGAACCAGTACAGGACATGAATAGGACCACTACAGAACCAGTACAGGATGTGCACAGAACCAGTAGAGGATGTGCACAGGACCAGCACAGGACCAATATAGAACCAGTACAGGACCAATATGGGACATGAGCAGGGCCAATGCAGGACCAGTACAGGACCAGTATAAAACCAGTACAGGACCAATTCAGGACCAGTACAGGACCAATATAAGACCAGTACAGGATCAATATAGGGCACACACAGGACCAATACAGAACCAGTATGGGACACGCACAGGACCAATATGGGACACGCACAGGACCAGTACAGGACCAATATAAGACCAGTACAGGACCAATATAGGACCAATACAGGACCAATACAGGACCAGTACAAGACCAGTACAGGACTAGTACAGGACATGAATAGGAGCAGTACAGGACCAGTATGGGACATACACAGAACCAATACGGGACACACACAGGACCAGCACAGGACCAATATGGAACACACACAGGACCAACACAGGACCAGTCTAGCACCAGTATAGCACCAGtacagcccccccccagccccccctttGCGGTGCCGCTGCCCCTTTAAGCGCCGTGCGGCCGCACCAAAACAAAACGGCGCCGCGCCCATTGGCTGCCGCGCGGGCACGTGGCGCCCCGGCTGCCTTCCTGCGGCCGCGCGCCGCCGGCGGCCCCGGCGCTGctgccccggcccggccccgagcGCGGCTcccgctgctgggggggggggcgggcgtCATATCGCGACTTATCGCCGCCCTGTCGCGGCGTATCTTCCCCCGGCCATGGCCCACTCGGCTCCTCTCGGcctcctggagcagggctgccccATCCAGGTGGAGCACGATCGCAAGCGGCGGCAGTTCACCGTGCGGCTCAACGGTAagggggggcagcgggcagcggGATGGGCACCGGCACCCCCCCGATCCCCCATATCCCCTCCCCGATCCCCCATATCCCCTCCCCGATCCCCTCTATCCCCTCCCCGCAGTGccccctgtgctgcccacaGGCCCTTCTCCAACCCCCCTGACCCTAAAacctgccccccctcccccaacacccacccatgggtgccccccacccgtGGGCACCCCAATAGGGTCGGTTATAGGGCGGGGGGCACGCATTTGGGGTGCTGGTGCGCCTTTCGGGCACGCTGAGGCTCCCCCAGGCATGGTTCCCTTGAAAAAATCCGAATATTCGGGGAGTTTGGCCCCCCTGGGGTTGTCACCCTAAAAAAGGCTTTGCCGCCCCACAGGAGCTCCGAGGGATTTggggttaaaaataataataataaaaaaaaagtgtaggaacttaaagaaaacaaaagcacagaaatccTACACGCGCTGGGAGGTGTTCTCGGTAAAACAACAGGAGCCGGATGGGGTTATTTTGggcttttctccctctttctttttttttttttttttttctttcccttctttaatTTCAACCGCTAATTACAAAGCGCAGGCTGGaggctcggcggcggcggcgggggcacGCAAGGAGGAGACGGGAGGCGTGCGTGCTGGGTGCGGAGAGGGCGATTTCCCCGGGTGCTCCTTGCAAAGAGACAGAGATCAAACGAGGGCCCCGGCACCGCCAGAGCTGCggctgccccaggagctcaCAGGgacctggagaaaaaaaaaaaaaagttataggGGAAAACGAGCCCCTCTGTTGGGGTTTGCCAGGTTGCCAGCCTGTGGGTCAGGTAGGATTTGGGGGTGAGGATCCGCTGTGGGTTTCCCCAGGTGCTTGgatgggttttgtgtttttgttgttttttttttccattttttccttttttttttttccattatttggGGGAATTTGGTGCTGGGCAGCACCATGGAGCCGTGGTGTGGAGGTGTTCCTGCCCTGGGCTGACTGAAGGCAGGGTAGGTGATGGTCCTGAGCTGTGGGACTGCACGTTTGGGGCTTGTTGCCCTCATAGCCCCGCTCCTGGCGGGATGAGGATCAGCAGAGCTGAGTGGTTGCCTCTATAGGATTTTGGATTTAGGGTTCCCTGTGACCCGTGTGGCCCTCCCAGAGCCCGTTTGCCACTTGCCGTGCCCTGTGCCgcgggggagcagcagcccttgGGGCGAACCCAGAGCTCGCTGCGGTGGCACAGCCCCGATTTGAGGAGGTGCTGGTTGGGATCTCGCTTTGGTGCTGTGCTTGAGGCAGTCCCTGTGACAACAACAGGCCCGAGACACCACGAGAGCCGTGACGTAGCCGTGGAAGTGCCGCGTTTCAGCGTcgcctcctcctcttcccctccgCGCCCTCGTGCAGCCTCCTGGCGGGATTCCCTGCTCGTAGGCAAGAAACAAACACGGGCTGCGTTCGGGTGCTTTCTCCCTTGCCCCATCATCCCCTCCCTCCGAGCCCTCGGTGCCCCGCGTGGTTTCCCAAACTGACAGTCAGCTGTGCCGCGGTGAcaccttcccctcttcctttgcaAGCCAACTGCAGAAGTGTTGGGGAGCTGCAAGAAAAGCAGAGCGTAACCAGACCTCGCCGAGCTTCGCTGTCCCCTCGGAGAGGAGGGCAGAGAGGAGCCCAGCTGGATCTGTCATCAGCTGCGATGTGACTAACGGCACGAGCTGGCTAACGAGCACTTCTGGGCAAAACAAGAAACCCAGAGAGACTCCTGCCCCAAAGTAGCCACTGGCCGGGCTACCTGCTGGTGCAGCAGCGTGGGGCAGGGGCGCAGTGCTTTGGGCAGAGCCCTCCTTgatttctgagcatccctcaaACACCACGCTCTCTGCCGAGTGCCTCAGTCTCCTCCGGGATGCTCGGGCTTCACGTGCGTGGTCCCCATCGTTGGGCACGTGGGCGCAGCGAGCCGTGCTTCCAAacctccctttccttccccagctgccgGCTTTGGGCAGGatccagctgctgggagcttTGCCTGGCTCGGGCTCGTTCAGGAAACCCGGAGCTGGTCGTGCCATGGTGCTCTCCTCCCTGCCGCGGGGTGGAAAGGAACTGGCTGAGCTCTGCATCAAGATGGCACCGCGCTTTTTCCCCGTGCCACGGACCTCGAGAAAGCTCCTAAACAGgaaactgcagcacagcagccggGGCCCCCCCGTGCTGCTCCGGCAGCGGGGCCCGTCGGGGACGGCTGCGCTGTCTCCGCTCGGCGCCGCCTGCTGAGGTCTGTTGGGTTCCCTCCCGGCAGCGCCGTGCCAGTCGCTCCGTGGGGAGCGAGGCCGAGCCGGGGAGCTGTCCTGGATGGGGCTGCGTGTGTTCTTTAGGATGTCTTGTCCTCGGGGATCACCCCACAGGCAGCTTTTGGCAGCGGAGGAGCCGAGCTGCCGTCCCTCTCCTGGCCCCTGCTCTGCGCCTGCTGCGGCCCTTCCctggtttggggctggggccaggctCGCTGCCTCTTCCCTCTCATCCCCCTGTGATTTGCAGCTGTGAAATGGGGTTGTAGGATGGCATCTGCTCCTCTCTGACCAGCAGGGAAGAGGTGACTGCTCCTtcagccccttcccaccctgCCCGTCCCAGCAGCTCACCCCAAACCCTCTGAGgtggaggggaggcagggaagggtcCCCAGCAGGGACGTGGGGTTGGCTTTGCGTTGGCCACAGGGGTCTGGGGCCGTAGAGGCGCTTTATAAGAGCTTTTTGGTGAATTAAAAGCTGAgaggggcagggctgctgcctgtaAATACTCAGGGGtagcagggagaggagggattTATGTCCACCCAAGGACAATGCTGGCTCAAGAACCAGTGGGTAGAGACCGGCAGGAATAAACTCAGGCTGGGAATGCCAAATCCTCCATCCCGTGCAGGAGATGCCTGAAAGCTCCAAGTGCCTCTCTGTGCTGAAGTCTGGGCTCTGTGGATGAACCCGGGGGGGTATTATTAGCTCTCCTCTCATTTACGCGTGTGCGAAACTTCTTTCTTCCTGTATCTGAACCCATGTGAGATGTGTCAGCGTGGCGACAagaagggtgtgtgtgtgaatgtgcGCACACCCGTGCACACCTGCCTGCACTTCCCCCTGTCTTTTTAGGATCAGTCTCTTGCAGCATCTTCCCCCTGTCCTTGCAGGGTCCTGAACACGAAACCCCAAGAATTCTTGTCCCGTTTTACAGATGATGACAAAATCCTGTGGAGGGGAAGGAACCAGCTGTTACCTGGGCCAgcttttcctgttcatttccttctttttgctcCTGACCCCATCAACACATCTcacccctctgctgccagctgctttcCTACCCTAAACATGTTGTGTTGGCATCAGCACTTGAATTAGGGTGTGTTGGGAAAACTCACCCCTTTTCCAGGGGCTCAGGAAGCCTGAGCTGCCCCAGCTTAGGCATGGGGAGCAGCACCGTCCCCCTGGGCCACCCCAAACctcacctctctctctctcatgcACCCCAGGTTGCCACGacagggcagtgctgctctACGAGTACGTGGGGAAGCGGATCGTGGACTTGCAGCACACGGAGGTCCCGGATGCCTACCGAGGAAGGGGAATAGCCAAGCACCTGGCGAAGGTacggctgctgccagccctgggggtTTGCTGTCCCTATCCGACAGCAGACAGAGGCACAGGGAGGCAAAGAGAGGTCccagaagaaaaggaacatgTTTTGGGGTGACCAAACCCCAAGAAGGGACATGCtaagccagccctgctgcagccaagaGCTGGGATGGGGATGCTGCGATGCAGGGGGGTTGTtttgggggagctgctgcagcaggcgcTCTCCCACCCCTTTAGGTTAGCAAGAGGagccccccagctccaggcaccTCTTTTTTTGGGGACACCTCGGCGGGGCAGCCAGGCTGttttgccttcccttccctgtgccCTGGCGTGCTGGATGGAAACGGGTGGTCAGGCGTTCCTATTTCTGGCCACGAGAGGGGCTGGGTGAGTTCCAGCGCATCCGGCCGCTGCCCAGCCTCggccctctcctcctccctcgcTCCCACCCTGCTTTTGCTCGGGGCTGGTTCAACCTCTCCCCCCTGCAGCTCACCTCAAAGCTTTTCAAGGCCATCCGGGGCCTTTTTCCTGCCTTGGTCCCTGCAGGATATCCgtgctccccccagccctctcTCTCGGGTGGGAGCACAGGGGGGCTGTGAGGTTTCGGGGGGTGCTGTTTGTAACCCATCTTCTCCGTTCGGTCGCAGGCAGCCCTGGACTTTGTGGTGGAGGAGGACCTGAAAGCTCACCTGACGTGCTGGTACATTCAGAAATACGTCAAGGAGAACCCGCTGCCGCAGTACCTGGAACACTTGCAGCCTTAAGGCAGGGCAGCTCCCGCCACCAGCACGCCTGTCCCTGACTGTTCAACGCGGCCTTCGCTTCTCTGCAGTCTCAGGAAACCCCCTTCCGCACTCacaattccctttttttttttgtttttttgtttttaaagcgTGTCCATGTGGCGCACGAGCGTGGGCAcaacctcctcctccctgcccacgTGCGAGCATGGCTGCGGCCCCTGCGCTCCGGGCACGCCGTGTGCCCCCCGGTGCTTTTCATCCCGAGCCAGAGGGTGGAAGAGGATGATTTTTGCCCCAAACTCCATCACGAGAGCAGGGGATGATTCTGTCTGCGCCTCGTCCTCTCTCCTCTACTTGGCGACAGCTGTGAACTTGCTGGGGGATGTTGGTTAGGGGGGTTTGTGGGGTCCCAGCccccttttcctcctgcagctgggggagaTGCTGTGGATTAAGCCTCGtggagcagagggaggtgctggaggagccccagccccgtggcaggaacatctcctgcagcaggaacaTCTGCTGAGCGCCGAGCTTTGCCCGAAGCCCCATGGGGTGTGGGTGAAACCGCGTGGGCAGCGGTGGTGCGGAGATGCTGGGACATTGAGACCTCTGAGCCGGGAGAGAGGAGCTGCGTGGGGACCAGGCATCATCTGCAGAGGCTGTGGCAGTGCGTTCGGAGGGAGAAACACGGCGTTGTGGTGGGTTAATGCTCTTGGAGGTGCCAGCTTTTGCCTGATTTTCTGGACACAGCCCCACACGACGTCCCGCGGGGTCCCAGGCTGTCGTTCTGTCTGTGCTACCTGCTGGTGAGGGCATGGCCTGCCCAGAAGTGCAGCCCCAGGGTGGTTTCCTGCATAGCTGAAGAGGAAGGCTCCCCACATCTCCTTCATCTCCAGATCTCCACCTGTCTGTGCCCCGAATCCAAAGGTCTGAGCCGACACCACAtcctgagagcagcagggctgaggccTCAGGGATCTGGTCCCATCTCCAGGGCTCGATGCTGGAGCCACCCAGCTCCGTGTGGATGCCGTTCACTCCTCACGGCCTTTGGAAAGCAGCCTTGATGCAGGGCATTGCCCCTCTGCTCACCGGCCCCCTCGCAGCCCCGTGCCCGGGGTGCTGGCAGCGTGCTGGGGTGGAACGCCCTCGCCGTGCACCGCTACCTCTGCGGGCAGTGACCCCGTGCACGGCTCAGCATTGCTGCAGTCGGACATAGAGGTAATGCCGTGACAGCAGGGCACTGCTCAGCTCCTGTTTGCCACCTCTTCTGCTTCATTTGGGCTTTTCTGAGCGAGACCCCAGAGGTTTTCACCTTCAGCTCTCAGGATTTTGTGAGGCACCGGGGCTGGGCTGCTCggccagcagctgggggctgcaggcaggcagcaggagatgaaGAGCCTTTCACCCGGAGCTCAGATCCAAACCTAGCTTATCTCTCAGCAG comes from Anas acuta chromosome 15, bAnaAcu1.1, whole genome shotgun sequence and encodes:
- the NATD1 gene encoding protein NATD1, with translation MAHSAPLGLLEQGCPIQVEHDRKRRQFTVRLNGCHDRAVLLYEYVGKRIVDLQHTEVPDAYRGRGIAKHLAKAALDFVVEEDLKAHLTCWYIQKYVKENPLPQYLEHLQP